The Malus sylvestris chromosome 8, drMalSylv7.2, whole genome shotgun sequence genomic interval tgactcgGGTGTCTCTAATCACATGAAAAATAAAGCCTCAAACTTGCATGATTTTCAAGTCTTGTCAAAACCATCTCATGTGTcagttgcaaatggaaaaaatgtCTTAATCATGGGAAGAGGAAAACTAGGTTTTAGTCTCAAACACCATAGAGTCTACTACCTTATATGTACCCTCATTTCCATTTCAGTTGATGTCCGTAGGACAACTCACTAACACTCTAAATTGCCTAGCCATATTCTCACCCACAAATGTAATTTTTCAGGATGCTCTCACCAAGAGAATGATTGGTGAAGGATTCTATCAAAATGGTCTCTACTATTTTTACAAGAAGCCTTTTTTGTCAAAAGCCTTTCAAGTTCAACCAAGCTCTTCCGAGGATCAACAACTTTGGCACAAAAGGCTAGCCCATCCATCCGAAGTTGTTTTGTCAAAACTATTCCCCAAGTTTTGTCACCTATTGATTAAGTGCAATACTTGTCATTTCTCAAAGTTTGCTAGGTTACCTTTGGAACCTCAATGTCTAAGTCTAGCATACCTTTAAAAACTTGTTCACACCAATGTATGGTGTCCTACTATTGAATCAATGGAAGGTTACAAATATTTTGTCATATTTGTGGATGATTGTACTCATGTCACTTTTCTTTATCTCATGAAAGCTAAAAGTGAAGTTTCAACTATCTTTCAAGACTTTCATTCACTTGTGTCAAACCAATTCCACTCAATTATTAAAACACTAAGATCAGATAATGGCATTGAGTTTTTATCCAACACCATGATTAAATACTTGAGCTCAAAAGGAATTGTACATCAAACTAGTTGTGTGGGaaccccacaacaaaatgggattGCTGAACGGAAAAACCGAGACCTACTTGAAAAAACTCGTGCATTGATGTTACATATGAATGTTCCAAAGAAGTTTTGGTCATATGTAGTCTTGACAACTACATACCTCATCAACCGACTCCCAAGTCGTATTCTAGGTTTTAAATCTCCTTGTGAAACTCTAGAAAAAAGGTCTATCAACATGTCTCACTTGAAAGTGTTTGGTTGTTCATGCTTTGTCCATGTGCAACCTCAACATCGTGACAAATTGGAGGCTAGGGCTCAAAATTTGTGTTTATAGGTACTCATCTACACAAAAGGGTAACAAATGCTTCAATCCCCTCACCAACAAGTGTATTGTCTCCATAGATGTCTTTTTTGATGAAGACATTTCTTCCAACCACAAAGGCATGTTCCTGGTGAAGGGGAGTATTTGCATGACTTGTTCTTGTTACCTATGTACACAAAACAAGATGATGATGTTCCAGCAAGACATGACACTTAACTCAATGAGGAATTGCACCAAGTCACAAACCCCTCAAATCCACATGTCATCTCATAAGAAAAAGTTGAGTATGGCTCTGAAGATCAAGTTAACAATGTACAATTATCATAGCCAACTCAAGGTGCACAAAGAAATCATGCTCGGACAAGAAAGCCTTCAACAAGGCTATTGGACTATGTCACTTATGCCTCAAGGTACCCTATCTCTGATGTATTACATTACTCAAAGTATTTGACTTCTCACCGTGCATTTCTAACTGAAGTTTCTAAGACTGATGAACCAAAAACATTCTAAGAAGCTACTTCCTTGCCACATTGGAAACTAGCTATGGTTGAAGAGCTAAATGCATTGGAAGAAAACAATATCTGGAGCATTGTCAAGTTGCCTCCAGGAAAGAAGGCTGTTAGAAGCAAGTGGGTTTACAAAACCAAGCTCAAGGCAGATGGTTCAATAGAAAGACATAAAGCCAGACTTATGGCTCGTAGCTTCACTCAGACATTTGAGGTTGGTTACAAGGAAACCTTTGCCACAGTGGCaaaaatgaatactattaggGTATTACTCTCGATAGCAATTAACTGTGGGTGGTTTTTGTaccaaatggatgtaaaaatgCCTTTCTCCATGGAGAACTTCAAGAAGAAGTCTACATGCAACCCCCACCAGGTTACACTCAAGTGGAAAAATGAATGGTTTGGAAGTTACATAAGGCAATCTATGGACTCAAGCAATCTCCGAGAGCATGGTATGCCAAGCTAAGTTCTGTCTTAGAAAATGCAGGGTTCATAAGAAGCAATGTTGATTCCTTGTTATTTATTTGAAGTGATTCAAGTGGCAAACTTGTGGTTCACATCTATGTTGACGATCTAATCATCACCGGTGACAGTGAGAGTGAAATCAAAACCTTGAAACACTCCTTACACCACACCTTTGCCatcaaagatttgggagatTAAAGTACTTTCTTGGCATTGAAATGGCCAAGTCTCACAAAGGGTTGTTTCTCAGTCAAAGAAAGTATGTTGTTGATTTACTCACTGAGGCTAAGCTCACATATTGCAAGCTTGCCACCACACCTGTTGATAGCAAAATGAAGATTGATTCTACTGGAGAACCTCTCCTTAACATAAGCTACTACCAAAGATTGGTAGGTAAGTTTATCTACCTCACTATCACACGTCCAGACATCACCTATGTTGTCAGCTTAGTtagtcagtttatgcatgctCCCACAATGCAACATATTCACCTTGTTAAACGTATTCTTCGTTATCTCAAAGGTTCATTGGACATGGGCATTCTTATGTCAAACAATCAGTCCACAGAAATTAATGCTTACATCGATGCAGACTGGGCAGGTAGTACAATTGACAGAAAATCTACCACTGGATATTGCACTTTCGTTAGGGGAAACCTTGTGACATGGAAGAGTAAAAAGCAAACTGTTATAGCACGATCTAGTGCTGAAGCGGAGTATCGAGCAATGGCAGCCACTGCATGCGAACTAATTTAGCTTAAAGGCTTGGTTTCAGATTTAGGGTTCCCACATCAAGCCCTCATGTCTCTCATGTGTGATAACCAAGCTGCCATGCACATTGTAGCTAATCCTGTTTTTCATGAAAGAACCAAGCACATTGAGGTGGACTACCATTTCATCTGAGCTCAAGTTCAAACACAAGTCATTCAGACTCAATTCACTTGAAGCCATGATCAATTGGTTGGCTTATTCACTAAGGCTTTACCCTCTTCTTAGTTACACAAGCTTTTGAGCAAGCTTGGCTCGACTACACTTCACGATctagcttgagggggagtgttggaaccAGTCACACTAAACCCTAGCATCATGGATACACAAGTCAACCGCCAGTTTTCCACCTCCTCGATTTAAGGCACTTAACATGTTGATTACTTCTTAGTCTATCCTAGGTTTAACCGGTCTCTAGGGTTCCATGTAAAGATGGTTGCTTGTAACCATCTGTTTCTCTCGCCCATATATACTGCATTGTACATTCAGAATTGCTTATGAAATAGAAAACACTTTGAAACCAAAAATCTACATAGATACTGCATGAaaataaggaagaagaagaaaaagcagTATCTCTAGCCTTGAAAATGGAGGTGCTCCTAGGAGGAGGATCATCTGTAAGAATGAACAGAAAACACGTATACAAGGTTAATGCAATTTGCAAAATAAGCTTCGTAGCCTCTTGGGGCATTTGCTAATTTTCTCACCCTAGGTCGCAGGCATACCTTATAGAATAGAACGATGTCCTCCTCCAAGACTTCAGCCGACCCATCTATGAAACATGGGAACAACACACCGCGGTCTTTGAATTGGAAAAGAATCTCAGCAAAAAAGGCGGGTAGAAACTATTGGTGAAGAATCACAATCCACAGGCTCAATCGACCAGCTTTCTGGAGCAAAGGCAACGAGAAGGCAAGTCACAGGCTCATCCTGAATCAGCTTTTCGGGACAAATGCGGCTAGGGCATTTGCATAAGCAGGGGAGAGGTTACTCAAAAGGCGCTGCATCTGTTGGCCATAGAGTGAAATCAGGTGAGCAAAAGCTCTTCCGATTTGTGCTTTTACTTCAGGAGTTTCAACTGGTGATGGCACAACTTGAGCAAATACATTAACCAAATCTGGGACTAGAAAAAGGATCTGcttggaaaatagaatgaatcGGTAAGAAAACTATGGTCACCTCCATAAAGAAAATGgataagaaaacaagaaaaacagaaaagaccAAGTAAGTTCACCTTCTAGGATTACCCGATACACAGGGAGCTTCCATAGAGGGATCCCACATAGTTTGTATGATTccgtacacatatattataaatgtgtgtgtgtgtgtgtaaagcAGTGTGAGCTTTGAAGATGAAATCAAAGTTCATATCTATAAGCACAAGAATATTCAATCTTCCTAAATAATCTACATGGCACAGATTCAATATTTTGGTCCGGAAGTGGCAATAAGTTGTTGGGATCTAATCCATTGTCACACACATGCAGATGATGCCATGATGGTGAAAGATTTGAAGTTCACGCCCTTTGTTCAACACCAGTATCGTCATCTGATAACTGCATGTTTAAGGGTCAGTGAGGAGGGTTTCTGAAATGGAGAGGTGTTGTGTCGGGTGGGGGTGGGTGGGTGAGGCAGATGGGAAAAAATATTTGTAATCTTTAAATATCATTTGATCCTCGCCCGGTGTGCTGAACAAGATTCGTTCTTCTCCTGCCAAATAGAGTGGGTCTGAGAATATAGTGGTCTCCCTATTATAAAAACTACAGGGTTCATATAAAAATTCAAAGCCCCCCCAGATTCCCATATATTGGCTCCGCCACTCACGCCATTTTGGACTCTAAAAGTAGTGTACGTATAGTGCTGAAGAAAACAACACGCAGATGACGGTGATCGATGAACCAACACCCTAACCGTTATCTGATAATTAATTGCTTGTTTTCACAGTGGCTacttttcatcatttttttatagTAGGGTTGGTGGGGGtttttgaattggatgaattatTGGAGAGAAATAGAAGGGTTATGTCAGTTGGCGTGCAACACAAGAGAAAAAAGATTTACATGTTTTACTCTACGTACAGATATAATTTGGATTGGTTGAGAGTAACATACAGCTTGccgttcaatatatatatatatatatatatatatatatatatatatatatatcattaagAGTAGAGCCTCAAAACCTATCAGTTAGCTAGCTGGTGAGAAGAAAAAGATGGCTTCCAGGACCCAAACAGCGACCAAAATTCCAGTAGTAGATTTCTCCCAAGAGGATTGCTGGAAGTCAGGGACAAGTTCTTGGCTCTCAGTACGCAGAGACGTTTGTAATGCTCTCGAAGAGTTTGCCTGTTTCCTGGCAGTCCTTCCCAACAAAGTTTCCCGGGAGCTTAATGACACCATGTTTGGGACATTCAACGAGTTGTTTGATTTCCCCGACGAAATTAAAGCACAATTTCCTCAGGATAAACCTCTAGTTGAGGGTTACGTAAGGCTGCCTACCCGTGAATCCATGTCATTTCGTTCAAGCACTGAAAAAATAAAGAACGTCACACGTCAACTTTGGCCGGAAGGAAATGACCAGTTTCGGTATAAATTACTGCACATTTCAATAGTTTTAGCAGTTTTTTCTACATCTTGATACTTACTGCTATATGTTTTGTTATCAACACTTTTGATTTCTTTATCAACAAGCTAATGCGAATCTGTCCTTAAACGGTTATACTTGTTCttcctaataataataatttgttcTTTATATCTTGGGCAGTGAGAGTGCTGATCTGTATTCAAAAGTGATGACAGAATTAAATCAAGTTGTGACAAAAATGGTATTTGAAAACTACAAGGTAGAGAAATACCACGATGATCACATCCAATCGACCATGCCCATTACCCTACTTATAAAATATGATGAACCCAAGACAAATGAAACTGAAACTGTTCTACACAATCATACAGACAAGTGTTTTACTACCATACTCCATCAAGAATCGTATGGTGTTGAGATAAGCACAAAAGATAACGAGTGGATTGGTTATGATCCTCTGCCTTCATCATTATTATTCCTAGCAGGTGATGGACTTCAGGTGCGTCAACACCCTTTCATTAATCTTGCTTTAGTTTCATGGATTTTAGCTCTCTCTTCATGGATATGTCGTTCAGGCATCCTTTTTGTAGGGCTCAGTTCTCAATGTGTTTCAACAATTTAACCATCTATCATTAAGGTCTTCTCTCAAATATATTCTTCTCAAAAATTACCCAAATCCAAAATCATATGATTGTTGGATTAAATGATAGTCATTTTAGTTTTTCCTTTGAAGAACTATATTCGTCTTTTTCTTGACTACAATTGGATCTCTTAATTGTTTTAGATTTGCCtcgtttttttttactttttttggaaaggataatctatgaataatgaattaaaatataaatgatTCAGATTGTTAAAAGAAAGTTATGAAATGGTCATCACAAGATGTCAATCAAATAAGCTTTATTTGAGGGATAACAGAAGTTTATATATAACCTAAGAACTATTACATGACGGAAGTTAGCAATGTATGTGCCAAATTAGCAAAACAATAAGCGGTTATGTGGCTTCTCTAAAAATGTGATTAATCATTGATGTATATTCAAACTAACCTAATAATAGATTAACTTAAACCAATATTAACTCGCAAGCACACGACTCAATAGTAGTATAGATATGCAAGTACGAGGTCAATTTTGCAGGAATTGCCTTAAAACCATTTAAACCAATAATTACGCCAAACTTAATTATACAAACGAATTGAATTTAAGGAttgattaaaactaaaattaacaagagaaaCTAAAAGATAAACTAAACCAAGACAATGatgaattttgaaaattaagatacGAAGGCACTAGGACATCAAATCCACCACTAGTAATCCAACCTAGCTTCTATATTACCTATCCGttgattaattcaattgatGTTGTTGAATAGTTTTCCTTACGCATAAACTACCAATATGGTATTTAGGCTCACCCGTATATCTCCACATGCAACTTGTCTATGGCATTTAGTACAATTATGAACGTACAAAAACTCATTACGTTTTGTGAAAATCTTGAAAACCATGCAAACACTAGGAATACGGTGTTTACCCTAAAAGAATTACAACccttaaccacaagaagcaagCCTTAAATTAGCTATAGTATTTAGTCTAATTTACATCAAGTAACTCAATTAAGAATCTTGATGGTAGCTAAGAGTCAAGATAATAAGCACGGTGATTAAGAATCCCATATTAAAGGGCAATCGTAAGATAGGCAAAATAAGAAAACTAGATCATCTTATTAGGGTTTCATCATTGCCCAGCAAGGGTGTTTAGTTACACATGGtcaaaataataacaataagTCATGAAAAAGAACAAATAGTACACGAAATAACAACGGTGATGTGCTCCTAAGCACTCCTTTCTCTTTTTGACAAATTTGTGTGTATGGTGACATGTAGAGAGATCATAGGACatatatttatactaaaaaaacaCTAAAAGGTCTGGTAAAAACTCTCCTagaaaaacaaaatccaaaacGATATTGGACACAAACTAAGAAACAATTCTTCTTGACTTGGAGAACATGTGATCCATCTTTCATGTTAAATTTCGGGTCATTCCACCTTCAGTTATGTAGAATTCTGAAAAATAGGAAACTTATAGCTCTATGTCTAGCATATAAGGCAAAACACttgaaaaaattggaaaaaccttcaaatcttcattctCCCATAGTTGCACAATTTTAACGAGAATGTAACTTTTACGGGATTGATTTGCAGAACTGGAATGTTTGACTTCATGAAAAAACGTGAAAGTTGAACACAACTATCTTAATCCTCTTAAGCTTCCTTCCAATTGACTATAAAAAAATCTCCGAAAAGtctatttatgaaaaaaaaaatatcataagtTCACAAATTgactaaattaataaaaagaattaaaaagacTATAAAGGCAAATTCCTAACGAATCCTTAAAAAATATGAAGGCATTATCGGGAGGACATACTTCTCATAAAAAAATAGTTAACCAAATTCCGACAGCATGAATATACATACCCTCGAAAATAACCATTCTATTTCCAACGACAATATCGTTTATTGTTAAGACGATCAGGGCCAAGCCTTCCTACCAAATAAAGTACAATTCAAGCGGCCATTGGGACTATTTTTGAATGCATTATGTGTGTCGAAAAAACAATTCATTTCATTTGACATGTTTTTTTCTTGTAGTGTAAGGCAATGTAAGTTTCAAGAACAAAGGGACAGATGAAATGTGTTTAACAACCTAACTTAAACTTTTGATAACTATATTTTATTGATGTTGTTTGCATGCGTCGTTTATTTGGCCTAGGTTTGGAGTAACGACAGAATAAAATCTTGTATGCACAGAGTCGTTTTGAAGGAAAATAAGGTAAGATACTCGTTTGGACAATTCTTTTGGAACAAAGGAGTGATGTATGTACCAAATGAGCTTACGGACGAGGACCACCCCATGCAGTATAAGCCAATAGACCTAGTGGAATATCTTCAATATTATTATGAAAATATGTCCACCGTGGGATTTGATTTTTCGGTCAAGGACTATTGTGGGAAGCATGACGCCACAAACATGAGTTTGAAAGGTGGTGTTGGAAAATAATAACGGAAAATTTCACGTACTTGGTTTCACTTGTTCTTGTGAGTTTAGCCTTTGCTTATT includes:
- the LOC126631686 gene encoding probable 2-oxoglutarate-dependent dioxygenase AOP1, yielding MASRTQTATKIPVVDFSQEDCWKSGTSSWLSVRRDVCNALEEFACFLAVLPNKVSRELNDTMFGTFNELFDFPDEIKAQFPQDKPLVEGYVRLPTRESMSFRSSTEKIKNVTRQLWPEGNDQFRESADLYSKVMTELNQVVTKMVFENYKVEKYHDDHIQSTMPITLLIKYDEPKTNETETVLHNHTDKCFTTILHQESYGVEISTKDNEWIGYDPLPSSLLFLAGDGLQVWSNDRIKSCMHRVVLKENKVRYSFGQFFWNKGVMYVPNELTDEDHPMQYKPIDLVEYLQYYYENMSTVGFDFSVKDYCGKHDATNMSLKGGVGK